From Selenomonadales bacterium, a single genomic window includes:
- the spoVAD gene encoding stage V sporulation protein AD produces MPARKKVGLQTVAFSRPVAVVSSASAVGPLEGEGPLSGSFDIVYPDMLNGEASWEKTERTMMKEAVECALGKANLTCENMDYMLAGDLLNQCISANFAARDLGIPLLGLYGACSTMAESAGLAAMLIDGGYALHAVAAVSSHYGTSERQYRFPTEYGGQRPPYSQYTVTGAGALVLGHGQHFQGQLARITHFTAGKVTDLGRRDPFDMGSAMAPAAADTILRHFSDLSLAPDHYDLVLTGDLALVGHSLTEELLRQQGLVLKERMQDCGLLVFDRTRQPVFSGGSGCGCSAVVLCGHIMDMFKQAKLKRLLLVGTGALLSPTTFQQGDSIPCIAHAVAFELSDDRLLE; encoded by the coding sequence ATGCCGGCGAGGAAAAAGGTCGGTCTCCAGACGGTGGCTTTTAGTCGCCCGGTGGCTGTCGTCAGCAGTGCCTCCGCCGTAGGTCCACTTGAGGGAGAAGGGCCGCTTAGCGGCAGTTTCGACATAGTCTATCCGGACATGCTAAACGGGGAAGCCAGCTGGGAGAAAACCGAGCGTACGATGATGAAAGAGGCAGTTGAGTGCGCGCTTGGCAAGGCGAATCTCACCTGTGAGAATATGGACTATATGCTGGCGGGGGACTTACTCAACCAGTGCATTTCCGCCAATTTCGCGGCCAGAGACCTAGGTATTCCTCTGCTAGGCCTCTACGGAGCCTGTTCCACGATGGCGGAGAGTGCAGGCCTCGCCGCGATGCTAATTGACGGGGGCTATGCCTTGCACGCCGTGGCCGCAGTTTCAAGTCACTACGGGACCAGCGAACGTCAGTACCGCTTTCCGACAGAATACGGGGGGCAGCGTCCTCCTTACAGTCAGTACACTGTCACCGGTGCGGGAGCTTTGGTGCTTGGGCACGGACAGCACTTTCAAGGGCAGTTGGCTCGGATTACGCACTTTACCGCAGGCAAAGTAACTGACCTCGGCAGGAGGGACCCCTTCGACATGGGGTCTGCTATGGCACCTGCTGCCGCAGACACTATCTTGCGGCATTTCTCAGACCTCTCGCTGGCTCCCGACCATTATGACCTCGTTCTCACCGGAGACCTTGCGCTTGTCGGACACAGTCTAACGGAGGAGCTCTTGCGTCAACAGGGGCTCGTCCTGAAAGAGCGCATGCAAGACTGCGGCCTGCTGGTGTTTGACAGAACACGGCAGCCCGTATTCTCGGGAGGCTCGGGCTGCGGCTGCAGCGCAGTCGTTCTGTGCGGACACATTATGGATATGTTTAAGCAAGCCAAACTCAAACGGCTCTTACTGGTTGGCACCGGCGCACTGCTCAGCCCCACAACCTTTCAGCAAGGTGATTCCATACCCTGCATTGCCCATGCCGTGGCCTTCGAGCTTAGCGACGACCGCTTGCTGGAGTAA
- the spoVAE gene encoding stage V sporulation protein AE, with amino-acid sequence MIFVKAFVVGGLICVIGQLLMDLTPLTPAHVLTLLVISGGVLSGLGLYGPLVDWAGAGAKVPITSFGHQLVQGTLAELAESGPMGVLSGIFNLASSGITAAIVFGFFVAVLFNPKG; translated from the coding sequence ATGATCTTCGTGAAGGCTTTTGTAGTGGGCGGGCTTATCTGCGTAATCGGACAACTGCTTATGGACCTTACGCCGCTTACGCCTGCCCATGTCCTCACGCTGTTAGTTATAAGCGGGGGAGTGCTCTCCGGCCTTGGGCTCTACGGTCCGTTGGTTGACTGGGCAGGCGCAGGTGCCAAGGTCCCCATTACTAGCTTTGGCCATCAGCTCGTGCAGGGCACACTCGCTGAACTTGCCGAGAGCGGCCCGATGGGGGTGCTAAGCGGCATCTTTAACCTAGCGAGCTCAGGTATAACCGCGGCCATCGTCTTCGGCTTTTTTGTGGCTGTGCTATTTAACCCTAAGGGATAG